Part of the Paludisphaera borealis genome, GCGGCGGCGGCGGCCTCCAGGTCGTCGGACGTCGCCGCTTGCAGGTGGGCGTCCCAGCGTTGCCGTTGCTCCTGGTTCCTCGGCTGTCGGAACCGGTAGACCTTCCGCGCGGCCAGGGGAAGCTCGTGGGCCGATTCGAGCGTCGCCAGCGCTTTCTTCGCGGCGGCCAGCTCGGGGACGAGCCGCAAGGCGCGCTGCCAGGTCCCCCAGGCGGCCAGGGGACGCTGCGACATCAGGTGGTTCCAGCCTTCGTGGACGAGGGCCACCGCCGCTTCGTTCGCGTTCTGGGTTGTGGCGGTCATCCGTTTGGCACCCTCAACAAGGTTGTAGCCGGGGTTTGCGACCCCGGCCCGCCTGCCTTCAGGCCGACCTCGCGTAGGTCGGCTACAACAGTCTTCGCCCTCGCTCACTGGCCGGGGAGGATGATCCGGGGCTTGTCGGCCGGGGCGGGTTTCGGCGACGACCCGGGGGTCCAGACTCCGCCGCCGACTGGCGCTTCGGGGGTCCAGATTCCGCCGCGGGTGGCCGACACGCCGACTTCGCCTGTCGCGGTCTGCACGCGAGGACCGTAACGGGCGATCAAGTGCTGAAGCAGCGACGAGTCGGCGACCATGCCTTCCGACTCGTTCTCCGACTGCGTCAGGCGGATCAGGCCCGCTTGCACCAGTCGCGAGAGGACCAGCCGGGTGGCGTCCTGATCGCGCTCGTAGCGGTTCATGACGACGACCAGCTCGGGAACCCAGGTCTCGGGCTCGTCGGTCATCATCTGGATCTGGAGTTCGAGCATGTCCCACGAGGCGGCGGCGACCGATCGGCGGGCCTGGGGGTCGACCCCCCTCCCCTTGCGGGCCCATTCGAGGGCGGCGTCGCGGCGGCGCTCGCCGGCCTCGGCCATCGCCAGGTCGGTGTAGACGCTGAACACCGGGAACCGGTCGCGCTCCAGCAGCTTGCGGCGGGTGGTGATCTCGCGGGCGGCCTTCAGCAGCACGTCGGGCAGGCCCCAGGTCTGGGCCCGCTCATAGAGGCTGACGAGGCGGTCGTCGTCGAGCCGCTTGGGGTCGAGCAAGGCGAGCCGGCCGAGCTGCACGTCGGCGATCACGACCGAGGCGTGATCGATCGGCGGCTCGACGGGGACTTTCAGGCGGGTCCGCAGCGCCGACCAGTCGGGCTGAGCCTCCCACTGCCGGCCGCTCTCCTCGAACAGCAGGAACGCCGCGCGGAGCGGCAGCTCGTAGCCGCCGGCCTTGGCCGCCGCGTTCGGCGTCTTGCCGTCGAGGTAGACGAGCGGCGTTTCGGGCCAGAGGTTGTTGATCTGATCGGACAGGAGCGCCGTGGTGAGCTTCTCGCGGTCGGCCGGCGGCAGGTCGGACGGCGGGAAGCAGACGACGTCGAGCACGAGGTCGGCGCGGGGAATCGCGCCGATCACCTTCGTCCTCGGCTGCGCCGGCGGGATCGTCTTGTCGGCGACCGAGGTGAAACCGTCGATCGCCTCGTTGAGCCGGCCGTCGTCGCGGGTCCGCAGCGTGACGGCGTCAGGCCCCAAGGCGATCTGGCCGACGACCAGCGGCAGGTCGGCGGGCTTGAGGCCGGGCTTCGCCGCGTCGAGCTTCGGCCGGTCGAGCAGCAGGAACGTCTCGGAGCGCGCGGGTCGGCCGGCGGCGGCTTCCTCGTCGTCCTCGTCGCCAGCGGTCTCGACGCATCGCTTGTCGGCGGCCAGGCGAGTCAGCAGGCCGGCGCGGTCGCGAATCGGCCACGACAGCTCGACCTCCTCGACCGGGTCGTCGCCCGGTCGGTCGTCGAGCGTCTGGCAGAGGGCTTCGAGGTCGACGGCGTCGGTCGTCGGCTTGGCCTTCACGCGGGGGTCGGCCAGGCTGCGGCGGAGCGCTTCGAGCGCCCCCGGGTGGTCGCCCAGCCAGAGCCGGCAGAGGCCGAGGTTGCGGTCGGCTTCGACGGCGGCGGCGCGGTCGGCCGACAGTAGCTCGAAGGCCGAGGCCGCGTGCGCCCACTGGCCCAGATCGGCCCAGCCGATCGCCTGTTCGAACTGCCGGCGGGCCTCGTCGCCGAGCCCTTCGGGGGCCCTCGACAGCTTGTACGGGTTCTTGATCCAGGCCGAGAGCGCGGGGTTGGCCCGGGCGCGCGGCAGCGCCGAGTCGATCCACATCGTGTCGTCGGGGGCGGCGAGCGACTTGGCCAGCTCAAGGTGCTTGATCGCCGAGGCGGCGAGGCCGACCTTCGGCAGAACGGTGCCGAGCATGGCCGCCAGACTGGCGAACCGGGTGCGGCCCGCGGCGTCGGCCGCGCGGGCGAAGGCGTTCTGGAACTGCGCGACCGCGCCGGCGACGTCGCCGGTTTCGAGCATCAGGCGGAAGTTCAGAACGATGGCGCCGAGGTGGTCGGGGTGCTGACGGAGCAGCTCGCCGATCGCCGCCTTGGCTTCCTGCGGCTTCTCGAGCGCGAGCATCGAGACCGCCTTGCGGATGTGCAGCCAGGGGACGTCGGGGTACTTCGTCAGGCCGTCGTTGACGACCGCGAGGGCCGCCTCGTGCTGGCCGTTGCGGTCCAGCCGCTCGGCTCGATCGACGTACGACTCCGCCTTGTGGCAGCACCATTTGAACTTCTGACCGCTGCCGCAGGGGCAAGGCGAGTAGGCATCGACCGCCGCCATCGTTGTCATTCCTTGGGGAGAGTAGCAAACTCCGCGATTACCGTGGAGTCGCGCTTGATCCTGGAGGTTCGCCGCTGGCCGACCGTCCGAGTCGTTTCAGGTCCAATCGTGGGTGCCACGGGTTCGGACCCCGAACCCGTGAACGAGGGCCTCGGCCTGTCCCCCGGGTTCGGAAGCCGAACCCGGGCCACCCTCTCTGGACTTCGGATCTCCAGAAACGCGAGCTCGACCCAGCACTGGGGCCACACTAGCAAAAGCGCGGGGCCCCCGTCTATGCTGATGCTATCGTGCTCGCCGTCGCTCGCCGCCCTCTCCGCGACGCCGCGGTCGGCCCTTTCACCCGACCTTTCGCCCTCGACTTCGGAGCCGTCCCGTGATGGGATTCGACGACCTCGCCGCGCGACGCCGCGCGTACCCGAGCCGACGCCGCAAGCCCGCCGCGCCGTCGTTCGCGCTCGTCGCCGCGCTGATCGCGGCCCTGATCCTTCCCGACCGGCCGGCGATGGCCTGGGGGCGGATGGCCCACCGCGCCGCCACGAGGCTGGCCGAGACCCGGCTCTCCCCCGAAGCCAAGGCCCTGGTCCGCAGCCTGCTCGACGAGGGCGAGTCGCTGGCCGACGCCTCGACCTGGGCCGACGAGAACAGCCGCGACATCCCCGGCAGCGGCGCCTGGCACTTCGTCAACGTCCCGCTCGACGCCGACGGCTACTCCGCCCGCGACTGCCGCGACGGCTGCGTGGTCTCGAAGTTCCACGAGTTCTACAACATCCTGGCCGACAAGACCGCCCCCAAGGCCCGTCGCCGGATGGCGCTGCGGTACGTGGTCCATCTGGTCGAGGACGCCCACCAGCCGATGCACGTCGGCGACCGCCGCGACCGGGGGGGCAACAACGTCCAGCTCACGTTCTTCCGCGACGACCGCACGAACCTTCACCAGATCTGGGATTCGGGCCTGCTCCGCATCGGTTACAAGGGCGAGCGCGAGCTGGTCGAAGAGCTGGTCTTCCTCGCCCGCCGCCCCGAGGCCCAGGACTGGATCAAGGGGAACGTCGAAGACTGGGTCGACGAAAGCCTCGAAGCCGCTCGCCAGGCCTATCGCGTCCCCGGCTCGCGTGAGTACCTTCGCACCGGCATGCGGATCGGCAAGGAGTACCAGGACCTCAACCTCCCCCTCGCCACCCGCCGCCTCGCCCAGGCCGGCCTTCGCCTGTCCGACGTCCTCAACTCCGCCGCGTCCGAGAAGCCCTTCGCCGAGAAGCCCACGGCCAAACCGGCGCGCGAGAAGGTCCCGGTTCCCGCGCGTTGAGCATCCCCGTTTCCGATCACCGATTCCGCGTTCGTCCGGCCCGGACGCGCAGGGCGACGGCTCCGATGGCGGCGGCGAAGACGAGGAGGCTGGCGGGTTCGGGGACGGGGGCGGGCTGGATCGAGCCGTCGGCTGTTGCGGCGGCGGGAGGGGCCAGGAGCTGCGCGGCGGTCTTGGTCGTGGTCTTCGTCTTCGGCGGGATGATCACGGGCTTGGGCGGATCGAGGAAAAGCTGGCGCTTGATGGCGTCGGCGATCTGGGTGTTCAGGTTCTGGACGGCGTTCGTGCTGCTGGTGAACCAGCCTTTGAGGGTGTCGCCCAGCGACGAGCCGTCGGACGCCGCCGGCCGGGGCTTCGCGCCGCCGGTCGCGGTCGAGGCCATCCAGATCTGCGTCGCGGCGTCGCCGGACGTCGATCCGAGCAGCGAGGAGAGCGACTCGACGACGTACGTCTGGCGCGGCAGGTGGACGGCGGCCTCGCCCGACTTCGCCAGCTCGGCGTCGAGGGCCGTCTTGGCCAGCGTGTCGAGCCGCAGCGGCCCCCGCGCCGGACCGCTCTGCGCGGTCCCCGGTCCCACGTTGATCGTCGGGAAGCCCGCGGGAAGCTCAGACGCCTTATCGAGCCGGTAGGCCACATAAGTCGGCGACGCGCCCGCCGGCAGGCTCTTCGTCGCGCCGTGGGCGCCCTTCAGCACCCTGATCTGCGTGCCGTTCTCGTCCAGCAAGACCGGCCTGCCGAGTTCGGAGGGCGACAGCGTGAAGCTCGATCCGATCGGGCCGCTCCAGGCCGTGCCCGTGGTCGCGGCCAGGCTGAACAGGGCGGTCGCGAGCCGAGTGCGTGTCGTCGTCCTTGCCATCATGGCGGGGTCCTTCCGGATGATTGATATGGGGAGTCAAGGGGGTCCTGGCGACCGTTTCTTGACGTTGGACTTCGGCGCGATGGGATGTCGTGACGTGTTGCGTTTCCGCGTTCGGCCCGCGTTTTATCACGATTTCCTCAAGTCGGGCAACCCGAATATCCGACCGCGCGCAAGGCCGTTCGGCTTGGCCGGGGGTTGACGGATGGATACGATTCAACGAGGGAACGGCCGTCGGTCGACGCCGCGTTCGGGTCACGGAGGTTCGACGAGGAATCGTGAAGACGTTGCGGCGGATCGGCGGCTGGCTGGCCCCTTACAAGAGGTCGTTGGCGCTGGCGTTCGTACTGACGGCGGCGGCGGCGGTCTGCAACCTGCCGGTGCCGCTGCTGGTGCAGGGGCTGATCGACCGCGTCGTCACGCGGAACGAGTGGGGCCTGCTGCCGATGTACGCGGTCGGCCTGTTCGCGGTCTTCGCCGCGCAGTCGGGCCTCGCCTGGTGCAACGGGCTCTTGATCGGCCGGGTCGGCCAGGGGGTCGTCCGCGACCTCCGCCACGCGCTTTACGAGCGGCTCCAGCGGCTCAGCCTCTCGTACTACGACGAGACCCCCAGCGGCGCGATCTTGTCGCGGGTGATGGACGACGTGGGGGCGATCCAGGTCTTCGTCACCAGCCAGACGTTCACGATCTTGACCGACCTCGGGACGACGCTGGCGATCGCCGGGCTGTTGCTCTACCGCGACTGGCGGCTGGCGGCGGTGGTGCTGGCGGTCGCGCCGCTGTTCGCGCTCAATTTCCGCTTCTTCATGAAGCGAATCCGGGCGACGAGCACGGTGATCCGCGAGAAGATGGACCTGATCTTCGGCGGGTTGAAGGCGAAGCTGGACGGCACGATCGTGATCCGCGCCTACGCCCGCGAGCCCGACGAGATCGCCGATTTCGCCACCCAGCTTGACGACGCGCACACGCCCCGCGTCCGCGACAGCAACCTCGGCGCGGCGTTCGCGAACATCAGCGGGGCGATCGGCGGCGTGGGGACGGCGGTCGTCTTCGCGATGGGGGCGTACGAGGTGCTGGAGGGCCGGCTGACGGCCGGCGGCGCGGTCTCGACGGCGGCGCTGGCGGCGATGGTCTTCGGCCCGGTCGCCCGCCTGGCCGACCTGGCGTACGTCTTCGAGCAGGCCGCGGCGAGCGTCGACCGCCTGGGCGAGATCCTCGACCGCGAAGTCGACGTCCCCGAGCCCGAGCCGGCTGAGGCCCGCCGGCTCCCCGGCCCCGACGGCCGCGCCCGGGGGGGCGTCGTCTTCGACCGCGTCGGCTTCGGCTACGTCGTCGGCGAGCCCGTCGTCTGGGACGTCCGGCTCGACGTCAAGCCGGGCATGAAGGTCGCGCTCGTCGGTCCGACCGGCTGCGGCAAGAGCACGCTCGTGAACTTGCTCATGCGTTTCTACGACCCGACCTGGGGCCAGATCCGGCTCGACGGCGTGCCGGTCGACCGCATCCCCACCGGCGACCTGCGGCGGCAGATCGGCGTCGTGCTGCAAGACCCGGTCGTCTTCCGGCTCAGCCTGGCCGACAACATCCGCTACGGCGCCCCCGACGCCACCGACGCCCAGGTCGAGGCCGCCGCCAGGGCCGCGCTCGTGCACGGCTTCGCCGTCGCCCTGCCCGAAGGCTACGACACGCTCGTCGGCGAGGGGGGCTTCAAGCTCAGCCAGGGCGAGCGCCAGCGGCTGGCGATCGCGCGGGCCGTTTGCAGCGACCCGGCCCTGGTGATCCTCGACGAGGCCACCAGTTCGCTCGACACCGCCAGCGAGGCGCTCATCCAGGCCGCGCTCGCGAACCTGCTGCGCGACCGCACGGCGATCATCATCGCGCACCGGCTGTCGACGATCGTCGACGCCGACCTGATCGTCGTCATGGACGGCGGCCTGATCGTCCAGATGGGCTCTCACGCCCAGCTCCTGGCCGATCGCTCGGGCCTCTACCGCCGCCTCTGCGCCCGCCAGTTCGGCGACCCCGGTCCCCCCCCGACCCACGCCCAGGCCCGCCCCGCTTTCCCGCCCCGCGCTTTGTTATAATGGGATGGTCGAATCGGTCGTCTACCCCAACGCATACGATACAGGAGGAGCGATGTCCGGACCTATAATTCGCAAGTACGGATTTCCCAATCATGAGCAAATCTTCGGGTCGCGCCCGCTCGAACACGGCGCCGACGCCGAGCCCGCCGCCGACGTGAAGCCCGCCGACAAGCCGGCCGAAGCCAAGGCCGAGCCGAAGCCGAAGGCCGCGCCCAAGAAGAAGAAATGATGCTGCGACCCCCGCCCGGCCGTGGCGAGCATGCCTTCTCCCCTTTCGGGAGAAGGTGGCCGCAGGCCGGATGAGGGGTGATCGTAATAGAGCGTGTTCGAGCCGCTTCGGCGATCGCCCTTCCTCATCCGCCCGCCGTTCACGCCGAGCAAGGCGACGTCGGCTCAGGGCCGACGTCGGGGCGCGTGAGGGGCAGGCGGACGGTGAACGCGCAGCCGCGGCCCGGTCCGGCGCTGGTGCAGGTCACGGCGCCGCCGTGCCGCTCGACGAGGGCCTTGACCAGCGACAGGCCCAGGCCCAGGCCTTCCGAGGCGTGGCCTGCGCTGCGATCCAACTGGGTGAACGGCTCGAAGATCCGGTCCGCCGCCTCCGGCGCGATTCCGATCCCGGTGTCGCGCACCCGCATCACGACCTCGTCCCCCTCGCGGCACGCCGTCAGGCGGATCTTTCCACCCGGCGGCGTGTACCGCGCGGCGTTGGTCAGCAGGTTGATCAGGATCTGTTCGAGGCGGTTCGGGTCGGCGGTCAGGTCGATCCGATCCAGCGGCGGGGTGACCGTCAACTCGTGCCCGCGCGACTGGATCAGCGGCCGGATCGTCTCGGCGACGCGGCTGACGATCACGCCCACGTCGACCGTCTCCAGACAGAGCTGGATCTGGTTCCGGGTGATCCGGGAGTGGTCCAGGAGATCGTCCACCAGCTTCGACATGCGATGCGCCTGGCGGCTGATCAATTCGCGCACCTGCTCGATCGCGGTGGGGTCGTTCTCGGCGAGCCGCCAATAGTAGACGGAGTTCAGGATCACCGCCAGCGGCGTGCGCAGCTCGTGGGCCAGCAGGGCCAACGCTTGCTCGCGGCCGTGGTCCGCCTCGACGCTTTCGCTGACCGGCCGCGCGGGCGAGGGCGATTGGTCCTCGGCGCTGCGTCGTTCCTCGATTTCACGGAGTCGGGCCTCGGCGATCCGCAGCCGTCCGATGGCGTCGTCGGCCAGGGCCGAAGCCTCGTCCAGCCGGCACTGAAGTTCCTGGGGAGTCGTCGTCGGCGCCGCGTGCAGGGCCGACGCCCGACGTGTGAGGACTTGATAATTGTGCTCGAACAATTCGGTGTTCATGTGGGCCATCCTTCACGCCGCCTGTGCATCTACAGCTTCGGATGATCCATCCTGGGGAACGCGAAACCGGTCGACTCGACCTTCCCGCCGCGTGCGTCTGTGCGTTCCGGCGGGCACCCACCGCCTGCCGTCATGGATGTGTCGCCCGGCAGATGTGCTTCGACTGCCCCGCACCGGGGCAAGCGATTCTGAGATTGTCTTCATGTTAGCCGAGTCGACGGAGTTTCGCCATCGTCCCTCAAGCGGAAAGCGGAAAAGTTCGCCTGGTGATTCCCTGACCTCGCTGGCGGCGCGCGGCTTGACCCGTTGGTAGAATTGTTCAAGTCGCGAGGCCAGTCCTGATACCTTATTCGAAAAGAAAGACATCGAGGCGCCAGATATGTCGAAGCCGACCCAGGGGGAATCGCCGCGCGTGTTGAACGTCGGTCAGTGCAATTTCGATCACCGGACGATCTCCGAGCATCTGGCCGGGCGGTTCGGGGCGCAGGTCGATCGGGCGCACGGGCTGGACGACGCGCGGCAGGCGCTCGGCCAGGCGCGGTATTCGCTCGTCCTGGTCAACCGCCTGCTCGACGCCGACGGCACGCCGGGCGTCGACGTCGTCAAGGCGATCAAGTCCGACGCCGCGCTCGCCTCGGTCCCGATCATGCTCGTCAGCAACTTCGCCGACGCCCAGGAGGCCGCCCGCGCCGCCGGCGCCGAGCCCGGTTTCGGCAAGGCCGAACTCACCAACCCCGACACCACCACCCGCCTTGAAGCCGTCCTCGGCTGAGTCGGGGCGAACCCGAGAGCGTCAGGAGCCGTTGTCGACGTAGACGGCGCCTGACGCCGCGTTCATGCCGACGCCTTGCGGACGCGAGAAGTTGGGGGTCGCGAACCGCCCTCGGATCGGCTCCGTCCCCTGCTCCGTCTCGGTCTCGGTCGCCGAGCGCACGGGAGGTCCGGCGGGCAGGACGACGTGGAACATGAAGTGGAGGTGCGCGGCGGTTCCGGCCAGGACGAACATGTGGAAGAGTTCGTGCGAGCCGAAGACGCCGGGGAACAGGTCGGGGCGGTGGGCGAGGTTGACGACGGCCCCGACGCTGTAAAGCGCTCCGCCCAGGGGCAACGTCAGCAGCATCCGGTGGCCGCGGCCGCGCTGGATGTCGTAATAGCCGACGATCATCCCCCAGCCCAGCCCAAGGTACACGCTGGTCGCCAGCCAGGGGGGGAACGGGCCGCCGATCCAGACCCTCGCGGCGCACGTCAACGCCAGGCCCCACACCAGCACCAGCCCCCCGCGCATCCACAACGGCCGCATCAGCGCCCAGGCCGCCGGCGTGAACGTGCCGGCGATCATCAAAAAGATCCCCACATGGTCGAGCCGTTGCAGCCGGCCCAGGGGCTCGCCCTGGAGCTTCGCCGCGTGGTAGAGCATGCTGGCGCCGTAGCAGAAGACCAGGCACGCGCCGAAGACCGCCAGGCAGACGAGCTTGCCCTGGTGGAAGTCGCGGTCGCAGGATTCGTCAGCCGTCGCGGCCGACCGCAGCGCGTCGCGGCCTCGGCGCAGCAACAGCCAGACGACCGGCAACGCCGCGATCATCCCCGCCCCGTGGCTCCAGGCGCTGATTGGCTCGCGCAGATCGAAAAGCGACATGGGCGGCACCGTGGTTGGCGGTCCATCGGAATCGACATGACTCAAGTCTACGGCCTTGGATTCGGCCGTACCACCTGAGTCACTTGATCGATTCGGACCGCCCACCGACTCCGCCGGTTCCGCAAACGACGACCGCGACGAAAAACCGCCCTACGACCGCTTTCGAAGGCGGATGCCGGCCGCTATTCCCGCCACGGCGAAGACCAGAATGCTGGCGGGTTCGGGGACCGGCGCGGCGAGGACCTGCGCGGCCGTCGCGCCGTGGGGAGGGACCAGCACCTGCGCCGCCGTGTTCGTGGTCGTGAACGAGGGCGTGGGGGCGGGGGGCTTATGGTCGACGATCCGGGGCGAACGGAGCTTGAGGCGGCCTCCCAGACTGCTGCGGATCTCGTTGCTCCACCGCTTGAAGGCGGAGGCGCTCGTGCCGTACCAGTGCTTCGCCGTCGCGTCCGCCTTGTCGACGGCCGCCGTGACGAGCGAGGCGTGCGTCGTCGTCGTGGCCGCGGCGGGGGTCGCGGTCGCGGTTGCGGCGGCGGCCGAGACGGAGGCGAGCGACTCGACGAGGTACGTCTGCCGTGGCGTGAGCACGGCGGCCTGGCCGTTGGATGCAAGCGCGGCGTTGAGCGCCGATTGGCCGCTGGCGTCGAGCCGCAGCGGGCCGGTCGCGCCTCGTGACAGCGACGGCCGCACCGCCAGCGTCGGCAGGCCGTCGGGCAGTTTGGCCGAGCCGTCCAGGCGATAGACGATGTAAGTCGGCAGCACTCCCCTGCGGAGTGGAACGGTCCGGCCGGACTGGTCGAGGACCGTCGCCTTGCCCTGCTCGTCGGCCGTCAGCGCGTAGGTCGTCGCGATCGTCGAGGCGAGCGCCGGGCTCGAAGCGGCGGCGATCAGTCCGAAGCCGAGAGCAAGCCGTCGAGAGAGCGAGGCGCGGGCCGCACGGCGGCGCGGTTGGCGTGGCATCGACGGGCTCCTTCCTTGGAATCCCAGTGATGTGATGAACAAGGCCCGA contains:
- a CDS encoding SEC-C domain-containing protein; translated protein: MAAVDAYSPCPCGSGQKFKWCCHKAESYVDRAERLDRNGQHEAALAVVNDGLTKYPDVPWLHIRKAVSMLALEKPQEAKAAIGELLRQHPDHLGAIVLNFRLMLETGDVAGAVAQFQNAFARAADAAGRTRFASLAAMLGTVLPKVGLAASAIKHLELAKSLAAPDDTMWIDSALPRARANPALSAWIKNPYKLSRAPEGLGDEARRQFEQAIGWADLGQWAHAASAFELLSADRAAAVEADRNLGLCRLWLGDHPGALEALRRSLADPRVKAKPTTDAVDLEALCQTLDDRPGDDPVEEVELSWPIRDRAGLLTRLAADKRCVETAGDEDDEEAAAGRPARSETFLLLDRPKLDAAKPGLKPADLPLVVGQIALGPDAVTLRTRDDGRLNEAIDGFTSVADKTIPPAQPRTKVIGAIPRADLVLDVVCFPPSDLPPADREKLTTALLSDQINNLWPETPLVYLDGKTPNAAAKAGGYELPLRAAFLLFEESGRQWEAQPDWSALRTRLKVPVEPPIDHASVVIADVQLGRLALLDPKRLDDDRLVSLYERAQTWGLPDVLLKAAREITTRRKLLERDRFPVFSVYTDLAMAEAGERRRDAALEWARKGRGVDPQARRSVAAASWDMLELQIQMMTDEPETWVPELVVVMNRYERDQDATRLVLSRLVQAGLIRLTQSENESEGMVADSSLLQHLIARYGPRVQTATGEVGVSATRGGIWTPEAPVGGGVWTPGSSPKPAPADKPRIILPGQ
- a CDS encoding S1/P1 nuclease, producing the protein MGFDDLAARRRAYPSRRRKPAAPSFALVAALIAALILPDRPAMAWGRMAHRAATRLAETRLSPEAKALVRSLLDEGESLADASTWADENSRDIPGSGAWHFVNVPLDADGYSARDCRDGCVVSKFHEFYNILADKTAPKARRRMALRYVVHLVEDAHQPMHVGDRRDRGGNNVQLTFFRDDRTNLHQIWDSGLLRIGYKGERELVEELVFLARRPEAQDWIKGNVEDWVDESLEAARQAYRVPGSREYLRTGMRIGKEYQDLNLPLATRRLAQAGLRLSDVLNSAASEKPFAEKPTAKPAREKVPVPAR
- a CDS encoding ABC transporter ATP-binding protein, whose amino-acid sequence is MKTLRRIGGWLAPYKRSLALAFVLTAAAAVCNLPVPLLVQGLIDRVVTRNEWGLLPMYAVGLFAVFAAQSGLAWCNGLLIGRVGQGVVRDLRHALYERLQRLSLSYYDETPSGAILSRVMDDVGAIQVFVTSQTFTILTDLGTTLAIAGLLLYRDWRLAAVVLAVAPLFALNFRFFMKRIRATSTVIREKMDLIFGGLKAKLDGTIVIRAYAREPDEIADFATQLDDAHTPRVRDSNLGAAFANISGAIGGVGTAVVFAMGAYEVLEGRLTAGGAVSTAALAAMVFGPVARLADLAYVFEQAAASVDRLGEILDREVDVPEPEPAEARRLPGPDGRARGGVVFDRVGFGYVVGEPVVWDVRLDVKPGMKVALVGPTGCGKSTLVNLLMRFYDPTWGQIRLDGVPVDRIPTGDLRRQIGVVLQDPVVFRLSLADNIRYGAPDATDAQVEAAARAALVHGFAVALPEGYDTLVGEGGFKLSQGERQRLAIARAVCSDPALVILDEATSSLDTASEALIQAALANLLRDRTAIIIAHRLSTIVDADLIVVMDGGLIVQMGSHAQLLADRSGLYRRLCARQFGDPGPPPTHAQARPAFPPRALL
- a CDS encoding sensor histidine kinase, which translates into the protein MNTELFEHNYQVLTRRASALHAAPTTTPQELQCRLDEASALADDAIGRLRIAEARLREIEERRSAEDQSPSPARPVSESVEADHGREQALALLAHELRTPLAVILNSVYYWRLAENDPTAIEQVRELISRQAHRMSKLVDDLLDHSRITRNQIQLCLETVDVGVIVSRVAETIRPLIQSRGHELTVTPPLDRIDLTADPNRLEQILINLLTNAARYTPPGGKIRLTACREGDEVVMRVRDTGIGIAPEAADRIFEPFTQLDRSAGHASEGLGLGLSLVKALVERHGGAVTCTSAGPGRGCAFTVRLPLTRPDVGPEPTSPCSA
- the trhA gene encoding PAQR family membrane homeostasis protein TrhA, yielding MSLFDLREPISAWSHGAGMIAALPVVWLLLRRGRDALRSAATADESCDRDFHQGKLVCLAVFGACLVFCYGASMLYHAAKLQGEPLGRLQRLDHVGIFLMIAGTFTPAAWALMRPLWMRGGLVLVWGLALTCAARVWIGGPFPPWLATSVYLGLGWGMIVGYYDIQRGRGHRMLLTLPLGGALYSVGAVVNLAHRPDLFPGVFGSHELFHMFVLAGTAAHLHFMFHVVLPAGPPVRSATETETEQGTEPIRGRFATPNFSRPQGVGMNAASGAVYVDNGS
- a CDS encoding PEP-CTERM sorting domain-containing protein (PEP-CTERM proteins occur, often in large numbers, in the proteomes of bacteria that also encode an exosortase, a predicted intramembrane cysteine proteinase. The presence of a PEP-CTERM domain at a protein's C-terminus predicts cleavage within the sorting domain, followed by covalent anchoring to some some component of the (usually Gram-negative) cell surface. Many PEP-CTERM proteins exhibit an unusual sequence composition that includes large numbers of potential glycosylation sites. Expression of one such protein has been shown restore the ability of a bacterium to form floc, a type of biofilm.), with translation MPRQPRRRAARASLSRRLALGFGLIAAASSPALASTIATTYALTADEQGKATVLDQSGRTVPLRRGVLPTYIVYRLDGSAKLPDGLPTLAVRPSLSRGATGPLRLDASGQSALNAALASNGQAAVLTPRQTYLVESLASVSAAAATATATPAAATTTTHASLVTAAVDKADATAKHWYGTSASAFKRWSNEIRSSLGGRLKLRSPRIVDHKPPAPTPSFTTTNTAAQVLVPPHGATAAQVLAAPVPEPASILVFAVAGIAAGIRLRKRS